The genomic stretch ACCTTCCTCCGAGTTTCTCTCGGCAGTCGGGTCTGAGAGGTACAACAGACCCCGAGGGTTGCGCTCGTTGCGGGACTTAACCCAACATCTCACGACACGAGCTGACGACAGCCGTGCAACACCTGTACGAGCTCCCTTGCGGGTCGGTTCCCTTTCAGGTTCCTACCACTCGCATGTCAAGTCTGGGTAAGGTTCTTCGCGTACCATCGAATTAAACCGCACGCTCCGCTGCTTGTGCGGGCCCCCGTCAATTCCTTTGAGTTTTAACCTTGCGGTCGTACTCCCCAGGCGGGGCACTTAATGCGTTAGCTTCGGCACTGCCGGGGTCGATACCGACAACACCTAGTGCCCATTGTTTACGGCTAGGACTAACGGGGTATCTAATCCCGGTCGCTCCCCTAGCTTTCGCACCTGAGCGTCAAGGGCGGGCCAGCAGATCGCTTTCGCCACTGGTGTTCCTTCCGGTATCTACGCATTTTACCGCTACACCGGAAATTCCATCTGCCTCTCCCGCCTTCAAGTCCCGAAGTTTCGAACGGCCTCTCCCAGTTGGGCCAGGAGCTTTCACATTCGACTTTCGGAACCGCCTGCGTGCGCTTTACGCCCAGTAAATCCGGACAACGCTCGCAACCTACGTATTACCGCGGCTGCTGGCACGTAGTTAGCCGTTGCTTATGCCTCGAGTACCGTCGGGTGTCTTCCTCGAGAAAGGCGGTTTACGACCCGAAGGCCTTCATCCCGCACGCGGCGTGGCTGCGTCAGGGTTTCCCCCATTGCGCAAAATTCCTAACTGCTGCCTCCCGTAGGAGTCTGGGCCGTGTCTCAGTCCCAGTCTGGCTGGCCATCCTCTCAGACCAGCTACGGATCGAAGCCTTGGTGGGCCATTACCTCACCAACTAGCTAATCCGCCGCAGGCCCCTCCTAAAGCGTCTTACGACTTTGAGCACCGAAAACGGATCGGTGGTCACATGCGGTATTAGCGACTCTTTCGAGTCGTTATCCCCCACTTCAGGGCAGGTCACCTACGTGTTACTCAGCCGTTCGCCACTAGCCTTTCCCCTTGCGGGGATTGGCTCGTCCGACTTGCATGTTTTATGCACGCCGCCAGCGTTTGTCCTGAGCCAGGATCAAACTCTCCGACAAAAAATCAGACCACCCTTTCGGGCGGTCCATTCAAGCTTCGAGTTCGATCAAAAAATCAACGAGACCGCTTGGCGTTCCTGTCACTCTTCAGCTGTTAAAGATCGTGCCCCGACCTCCCAATGGAATTCGGCCTACGGGCGTGATGCGGAGTCACATCATACCCAGCCGCGCTCGGCTCCGTCAATCCGCGTGGGTGCCTCATCGGCCACATTACCTGTGATTTCAGGCCTCCGCGCCCTCGGCGCCGATGTGGAGGAGCCCGACGACACGCCCTTCCGCGTCGCGCAGCGGCTGGAACATGAGGTTCGCCTTCGCTTTGCGGCTGCTGCCATCGGGGTGGGTCCACTCGACGACCGCGTCGCCGGCCGCCCAGGGCGTTCCCGTCGCGTAGACCTGATCGAGCGCGGACGCGAAACGCGGATCGAGATCCGGGTAGACCTCGCGAACGCTGCGACCGACCAGGCTGTCAGCCGGGCGACCGGCCACTTGCGCCGCGAGTCGATTCACGAACGAATACACGTGGCTTGGACCGAGCGACACGGCGACCATGAACGGCGCGTTCTCGTAGACGCCCGCGAGGTCAGCAGGCACAAGCTGGAGCTGCGCACCGAGGGTCCTCGCGGGACCCGCCGTGCCCGCCGGGAGTCCAACGCCCGCGGCTGACATCACCGCGGCGATGAGACCGGCCCGGTTCGGAACGTCGAATTTGCGCATCAGTCGGCTGAGCTGCGCCGAGACCGCGCGCTGTGATACGCGGAGGCGCGCCGCGATCTCCTTGTTCGTCTGGCCCCGCGCGACCAGCCCGACCACTTCGGCCTGCCTGGCGGTGAGACCGATCCCCGGCGCAGTCATACGTTCCGAAACGTACATCTATCACGCAAGCCGACCGTGCCCTTAAATGCTGGGAGGTACGCGACGTACAACGGCGTTGGGAAAGAACCTATGAAAGCACCACTGATCCGCTACCGCTGCACCAAGCCCGAGCACCAGCACACCGCGAAGCGTCCCTCGGACACGATGACGATCCACGAACGCTCGTGGGCGTACTGCCCGTATGACGTGCGAGCACAGGAGCATCTCTGGTCGATCGCCGACCCGAACGCGCCTGAGCTGCTCGTTAGAGGGCCCGTCGACCCTCCAGCGCTCGGCTGACCGTCACCTCGTCGGCGTACTCGAGGTCGCCGCCCATCGGGAGACCGCGCGCCAGGCGCGTGACGCGCACACCGGTCCCCGCCAAGAGCTGCGCGACATACATCGACGTCGCCTCACCCTCGAGATTCGGATTGGTCGCGAGGATGAGCTCCTCGATCCCGCCCGCGCGCACCCGCTGGACCAGCTGCGCGATCTTGAGATCATCGGGCCGGACACCGTTGACCGGGGATATCGCGCCGTGCAGCACGTGGTAGCGACCCTTGTACTGACCGGTGCGCTCGATCGCGAGGACGTCGAGCGGCTCCTCGACAACGCAGACGACACCGCCGTCGCGCTCGTCCGATGAGCAGATCACGCACGGGTCGGCCTCCGCGATGTTGAAGCACACCGAGCAGTAGCGAAGATCGGTCTTGACCGAACGGATAGCGGCCGCGAGCGCGTCGGCATCCGGCAGCGGGGCGCGCAGGATGTGATACGCGAGCCGCTGCGCGGTCTTGGGTCCGACGCCGGGGAGCTTCGAGAGCTCGTCAATGAGACGCGCGAGCGGGCGCGCGAGGGCGCTCGGCATCACATACCGGGGATCTTCAGACCGCCGGTCACGCCGCCGAGCCGCTGTGCGGCGAGCTCGCGCGACTTCTTCAGCGCATCCGTGAATGCCGCGAGGACGAGGTCTTGAAGAGTCTCGACGTCGTCGGGGTCGACCGCGTCCTTCTGGATCTTGATCGACCTCACGTCCTGCGTCCCGGTGAGCACGACGACCACGGCGCCGCCGCCTGCGGTGCCCTCGACGGTCGCGGCCGCGAGCTCCTCCTGCGCTTTGGCCATGTTCGCTTGCATCTCGCGAGCCATCTTCTGCAGGTCGCCCATGTTCTTCATCACTCGATCTCCATGATCCGTTCTGGACGCCGGAATGTTTCCAGCGCCGCGCGAAGCATCGGATCCTCGGCCGGCGACGGCGCATCGGCGGGCAGCGTCTGCACGACGCAGCGCACCCGCACGGTGAGGCTCAGTCGTTCGGAGAGTCCTTGCTCCAGCTCGACGCGATAACGGTCCTGCCAGTAGGCGCGCGCGAAGTCGTTGTCGAACCCGATCACGACGGTGCTGCCCTCGACCGTGACCGGCTCGGCCTTCACGAGCTGCGATGCCTTGCCGACGCTCTGCTCCTTCACGTGCGCGACCATCTCCGCCCACGCCTTCTGCACGTCTGCGAGCGTGAGCGTGCCGGTCTGCGCGCGACGTGCGGCGAGGTCGATCACACCCGAGCGCTCGGGCGTGCGGGCCTGGGCCCGCGTCGGGGTGCCGCGGTCCGCCGGCGGCGCGATCGACGAGCGTGCTGCGGACGATTCACGGCGCGGAGGCGTCTGCGTCGCCGGACCGGTCACGCCCGGCTGGGTCACGAGATCGAGGATCGCGAGCTCCAGCGGCAGCGGCGTGCCTTCGCTCGTCTTTAGGTGCTGCTCGGTCTCGATGAGACGTTTCGCGATCGCCGCCAGCCGCGGCAGCGGGAACTTCGGCGCTTGCTCCGCGAGCTTCGCGGCCACGCCCTCGCTCGCTGTCTCGGGCGGCTTGCCCTGCGCGTTCACGAGCACGAGCGCGCGGGTGTGGTCGATGGCGCGCTTCACGAAGAGGCGCAGGTC from Candidatus Limnocylindria bacterium encodes the following:
- a CDS encoding LuxR C-terminal-related transcriptional regulator yields the protein MTAPGIGLTARQAEVVGLVARGQTNKEIAARLRVSQRAVSAQLSRLMRKFDVPNRAGLIAAVMSAAGVGLPAGTAGPARTLGAQLQLVPADLAGVYENAPFMVAVSLGPSHVYSFVNRLAAQVAGRPADSLVGRSVREVYPDLDPRFASALDQVYATGTPWAAGDAVVEWTHPDGSSRKAKANLMFQPLRDAEGRVVGLLHIGAEGAEA
- the recR gene encoding recombination mediator RecR, whose translation is MPSALARPLARLIDELSKLPGVGPKTAQRLAYHILRAPLPDADALAAAIRSVKTDLRYCSVCFNIAEADPCVICSSDERDGGVVCVVEEPLDVLAIERTGQYKGRYHVLHGAISPVNGVRPDDLKIAQLVQRVRAGGIEELILATNPNLEGEATSMYVAQLLAGTGVRVTRLARGLPMGGDLEYADEVTVSRALEGRRAL
- a CDS encoding YbaB/EbfC family nucleoid-associated protein; amino-acid sequence: MKNMGDLQKMAREMQANMAKAQEELAAATVEGTAGGGAVVVVLTGTQDVRSIKIQKDAVDPDDVETLQDLVLAAFTDALKKSRELAAQRLGGVTGGLKIPGM